TATTGCCCTGGAACTGGTGTTTGGGTATCTGGTTGCCGAGATATTCGACAAAAGGCTTAAGGGAATGGAATTCCTACGCACGATATACATGCTGCCCATGATGGTCACCCCTGTGGTTTGGGGTCTGATCTGGATGTATATTTTTCACCCGACCTTCGGCTTAGCCAACTATCTGACCATTCGCTTGGGGATCGGTTTTTTGCCATGGTTCGCTGCTGGTGAAACTGCCATGTTGACTTTGATCCTGATCAATATCTGGCAGTGGACTCCTTTTTCCACTATCATCTTTCTAGCCGGCCTGTCCAGCATTCCCCGGCATCTCTATGACGCCGCTGCGGTGGATGGCGCCAGATGGTATCAGTCTATGTTTTATGTCAAGCTCCCTTCTCTGAAAAACATCACCTTGGTCATTCTGCTTATTCGTCTGATGGACAATCTCCGTTTGTTCGACTTGGTTTATTCGACCACCCAGGGGGGACCGGGAAGCGCTACGGAAACGATGAGTTACTTTGTCTACCGGCATGCTTTTCGTTTTTTCAACCTCGGTTTTTCATCATCAGCTGCCCTGGTGATCTTGGTTATGATCATCATTATCAGCCAGATCATGATCAAGCTCTTTTATCGAGGAGGGGTCGTCGGTGAAACCTAAACAGAGAAAAAAAGCAATCAACCTGTTTATTTACATAGCCTGCTTGGTGATTGTTCTGGTCAGTATCTTTCCAATTGTCTGGATCTTTCTTTCCTCATTCAAAACTCGGGTTGAAATTTTCTCCATTCCACCGGTTTGGATTCCTTCTCTCAATATTCAGAACTACCTCCAGGAGTTCACCGGCTCGGCCTCACGCTTACCCTTTTTGTGGAACTCGCTCAAGGTTGGCCTATTCAGCACGTTATGCGTGGTCTTGATCGGCTCACTCGCCGCCTATGGACTAGCCAAGTTTCCGGTTCCCGGGAAAAAACACTGGGAATTCTGGGTCTTGAGCGTTCGAATGATGCCTCCCATCGCTTCGATGATACCCTTGTATCTGATCTTGCGCAGTGTCCGATTACTGGACAGCAATGCGGGATTGATTATGGTTCATATTGGGTTTAATCTTCCTTTTGTCGTCTGGATACTGGCCGGTTTCCTGCGCCAGATTCCGCGTGATATCGAAGAAGCGGCACTCCTCGATGGATGCACCTGGTTTCAGGCCATGTTCAAAATCGCCTTACCCCTGTCCGCACCGGGCTTGGCGACCATCAGCATTTTCAGTTTCATGTTTTCCTGGAACGAACTATTGGGAGCACTTGTGTTAACCGGAAGGAACGCCAAAACACTGCCGGTGGCGATTTCTGAATACTGGTCTCAGACCCAGATCCGGTGGGAATCCATGACCGCCCTGTCGGTGGTTCATATCATACCGATCATTATCGTGACTTTCATTATCCAGCGATATATAGTACGGGGATTGACGATGGGAGCCGTGAAAGAGTAGCCGGGAATCCGGGGGAGTAACCGGATAAGTATGTGGTTGTGGTGGCGGATTGGTGGAAACAATCAACCACGGTCCCTTCGTATTTTCGTTTGGTAATTTTTCGTGAAAAACCGGTGAATCTGTCAATATTCTATGAAAATGCCCCTCTTTTTTTACCTTTATTGAAATGGAAGAGCCTTCCCCTCACTGCTACTTATCACCTAGGCCAGGGTAACGGTACAGGGTTTCCCGGGTTTCCCGCTCTGATTCCTCACGAAAAAGGAAGAACCGGAGAAGGGATCTGCCAGGGGTGATCCTGTTTAGGAGTCATCGGTTTCCGAGGTTTTTCCGGTGGTTGGGGAACCACCGCTTTCTTGGGAACCTCTTCCAAAGCTGTCACTTGGTAAACAGAACCGTTGTGCTGCATCTTGACCCCCCAGCGGGGAACGGAGAGGAGCGCGACCGTTGAGCCGGGCGCCAGGGGCAGAACCTTCCCCTGGCGCCCGGCCTGGTGCCTGGCTCCCCCAAACGAGAAGTGGGAGCCGTTATTCACTTTCCGGGTCTCCTCGCGGCACAAAATACTGTCTAAAGGAAGGTCCTCTGTCAGGGGGCGGAAGGCCGACTCAGGGTCCCGGGGGTGCCCGGCCAGACTTCTGGTTGAACTTCTGGATGAAGGTGGCCAGGAAGGCGTTGGCCGCTTCCAGGCTGGAGATCCCGGCGATCTGCAGTTCCACCGAAGTGATATTTTTTGATTATGGCTCGTCCATTACCAATAGAGTTTCCCGGAGCTGTATATCAGGTTACCAGCCGGGGAAATGAAAGAAAAGTCATAGGTTACTGTCCGCTATAACTGGCTCTGCCACGCCTATTGCCTGAGTAAGAAACGGGATACAGGCAAGACCTATTTGGAAAGACCTCAGAGCGCAAAGTATTTTGGGTGAGGATGATTTTATGGAAAGATTAATCGGCTATGTGAAAGGACGGGAGAATATTCCTGATATACCAAAGAGCCAGCGCTTCATAAACAGGCCGGCATTGGAATTCCTTTTTCAGCGAAGATACGCTTCGAGATAAAGGCGCAAGAGCTAAGCGGATAAAAGAGGCGGTAGAGAAGTATGTAAACTGTTCCCCGCATGTGCGGGGGTGATGTTTTCTGGTCTTTAAATCCAGCAGAACCTGGACAACTTACACAGTCAATTTTCGGTCAACGCTCAGTAACACCAACAGCTAGACCCTGAGCGCGCAACGGAACCCCCTGGCGGCATAGTAGGACTCCGCACCGTTGTGATATACGAAGACAGTTCCATAGCGGTAATCACCGAAGATGGCGCCGCCGAGTCTCCTGATGTCCGGCGGTGTGTGCAGCCAGCTCGAGGTCTTCGTATCGAACGGTCCGAGTTCCTGCAATCTCCGGTACTGTTCTTCAATCAGAAGGACAGCTCCCATGGCGGTGGCCATCTCGACCGCGCTGGCTTCTGGTTTGTGCTTCTTCCTCGCTTCCAGCGCTTGGCGGTCA
The Atribacteraceae bacterium genome window above contains:
- a CDS encoding sugar ABC transporter permease, which encodes MVKSLPKVGMILMLPTIIYLLFLSIYPMLYTLILSVRDFNLARPDLSVFVGVENFVRLIQEDLFRTALFNTFVLTIVSIALELVFGYLVAEIFDKRLKGMEFLRTIYMLPMMVTPVVWGLIWMYIFHPTFGLANYLTIRLGIGFLPWFAAGETAMLTLILINIWQWTPFSTIIFLAGLSSIPRHLYDAAAVDGARWYQSMFYVKLPSLKNITLVILLIRLMDNLRLFDLVYSTTQGGPGSATETMSYFVYRHAFRFFNLGFSSSAALVILVMIIIISQIMIKLFYRGGVVGET
- a CDS encoding carbohydrate ABC transporter permease, with amino-acid sequence MKPKQRKKAINLFIYIACLVIVLVSIFPIVWIFLSSFKTRVEIFSIPPVWIPSLNIQNYLQEFTGSASRLPFLWNSLKVGLFSTLCVVLIGSLAAYGLAKFPVPGKKHWEFWVLSVRMMPPIASMIPLYLILRSVRLLDSNAGLIMVHIGFNLPFVVWILAGFLRQIPRDIEEAALLDGCTWFQAMFKIALPLSAPGLATISIFSFMFSWNELLGALVLTGRNAKTLPVAISEYWSQTQIRWESMTALSVVHIIPIIIVTFIIQRYIVRGLTMGAVKE
- a CDS encoding DUF4256 domain-containing protein yields the protein MAKEGTLSLGPSEREELLATIKVRFEANMHRHEGLEWEEVRARLEGEPGKLWSLSEMERSGGEPDVIGQEKSTGEYLFFDCSPESPQGRRSVCYDRQALEARKKHKPEASAVEMATAMGAVLLIEEQYRRLQELGPFDTKTSSWLHTPPDIRRLGGAIFGDYRYGTVFVYHNGAESYYAARGFRCALRV